The stretch of DNA GCTGGACGTAGACGCCGCGGCCATCGAAGGGGTGACGAAGGTGGACAGCCCCGAGGTGGAGAGCGTCGAGACCAGCGTGCACGGCGAGGGGCTTGAGGGAGGCAAGGTCTCGCAGGTCACGGTGCACTTCAAGCGGCCCACCATCCATGAACTCAAGATGCAAGGCAACGATCTGATCGTCGAGCTCCGGGCCGATCCGGCCCATCCGGCCTTCCCCGAGAGCGTCGTCGCGTCCGCGCCCGCTCTGGAGCCTCTCGAGGAAGCCGCCCCGGCCGGCCCGACGCCCGAGGAGCAGGCGGCTCTCGCCAAGGCCAGGCCGGCGACGGCGCTTCTGTCGGTCGTCGCCAAGGGCCCCGACTCCCAGCGGACCGTCCAGCTCAAGACGAACGGCAAGGTGAGCTACAAGGCGTTCGAGCTGAAGAACCCCGAGCGGCTGGTGATCGACATGGAGGGGATCCGGTCGCAGGTGCCGCCGGCGCAGCGCTCGATGCAGCCGAAATCCGATTTCCTCGAGAAGATCCGCGTGGCCCAGTTCGCGACCGCGCCGCAGCCGGTGGCCCGGGTCGTCTTCGACATGAAGTCGAGCCGCGCTTACGACATCCATCCGACGCCGGCGGGCCTGACCGTCGATTTCAGCGATGCCGTCGCTTCCCGTCAGGGCCGTCCCTCGGACAGCGGCGTGACCGTCGCGTCCCAGTCCGCCGACGGGACGCCGGCCGCCTCCGAAGCGACGCGGCTGTCGCCTCAGGGCGAATCCGCCGCGAAGGAATCGTCCGCGTCCGCCTCGCCGAGCCACCCGCCTTCCGACGAAGAGGCCTCCTCGCTGGGAGTGAACCTGGCCGCGCAGACCCCCGAGGGGGCGGCGAGCACCGGCCTCACTCCGGTCCAGATCCCCGCCGAGACCCCGGCGGAGGGAGCGGAGACTTCGGAGGGCTCCGGGACGGCCGCCGATCTGGTGCCGACGACGCCGGCGCCCAAGCCGCGGGCCCAGGTCCCGCGCGAGACGACGATCACCGGACCACAGAACCGGTTCTCGGCGCGCACCATCTCCGACACCGGCCAGAAATACACCGGCAAGAAAATCTCCCTCAACTTCAAGGATGCCGATCTCAAGGACGTCTTCCGGATCTTCCATGAGATCAGCGGCTACAACATCGTGCTGGATCCGAGCGTCTCCGGCAACGTGACGATCGTGCTGGAGAGCGTCCCGGAGGATCAGGCGCTCGACATCATCCTGAAGAACAACGGCCTGGACAAGATTTTCGAGAACAACGTCATCCGGATCGCCAGCACGCAGAAGCTGTCCCAGGAGGCGGCGGCGCGGAAGCAGCTGCAGGAGGCGAAGGAGCTCGAGGAGAACCCGGTGACCTTCACCCGCAGCCTGAGCTACGCCAAGGCGAAGGACGTGGTCCCCATCGTGAAGCGGATCATGTCGAAGCGGGGCGACGTCATCATGGACGATCGAACCAACACCCTGGTGATCAGCGACATCGCGGCGAAGCGGGACCCGATCAACCGGCTCATCGACTCGCTCGACGAGCAGACGCCGCAGGTCAGCATCGAGGCGCGGATCGTCGAGACCGACCGCGAGTTCGAGCGGGACCTCGGCATCACCTGGGGCGCGAACGCCCGCTGGGACCCGGCGCTCGGGACCCAGACGGGTCTCCAGTTCCCGCATACCGCCGACGTGAGCTATGACGTCACGCTCCCGGCCAAGGCGACGGCGGGCAGCCTCGGCGTGAGCTTCGGCAACGTCTTGAACAGCTTCACCCTGCAGGCCAAGCTGGACGCCTTTGAGCTGAACGGCGACGTGAAGATCCTCTCCGCGCCCCGGGTGGCGACCCAGAACAACCAGACGGCGATCATCGAGCAGGGCACGCAGATCCCCGTCGTCAACACCACCGCCACCGAGATCAACGTGGAGTTCATCTCCGCCTCCCTGCGCCTGGAAGTCACTCCTCAGATCACCAAAGAGGGCACCGTCATCATGATGGTGAAGGTGGACAACTCGTCGCCCGACTTCGTCAACCGGGTCGGGGACGTGCCGCCCATCATCACCGAGCGCGCCCAGACCCAGATCCTGGTCGAGGACGGCGGGACGGCGGTGATCGGCGGCATCTTTACCATCCGGGACTCGGTGTCGGAGACCGGCGTGCCGGGCCTGAAGCGGATCCCCGGCCTCGGCTGGCTCTTCAAGAACAAGTCGATGAACCGGAAGAACACCGAGCTGCTCATCTTTATCACGCCCCGCATCCTGAAGAAGGCCTAGGCCGCTGGAGGAGATGACATCATGCACGCGTCGAGAAAGAACAGCCTGCTGGCCTCGGTCCTGGCCCTCGTGGCCCTGGTGGCCGTCATCGCCTGCAACAGTGTATCGAACAACCCGGACCGATCGGACGTCCTGATCGAGGTGGTGTCCACGCCCCTGGTCTCCTCGGACCCGACGAACACGGCGGTGAGCGATTCGGCGAATATTACGGTCCAGTCGGTGCCGCGGAACCCCGGCGCGACGACGGTCTTCAACGACGTGACCTTCACCGACTACCGGGTGGAGTATTCGGCGCTGATGGCGCCCCTCAGCGGCGTCATCACGACGGGATTCCTGCCCGCCGGCGGCACCGCCACGCTGACGCTCATCGTCGTCCCCGGGGCCCTGAAGCAGGGCGGATGGGCGGGCAGCACCATCACCGCGCGCATCACCGTCCATGGGAAGGACGTGAGCGACCACGACGTGCAGTTCACGGCCACGACGGCGATCATGTTCACGACGGCGCCCGACACCGACAACGACGGCATTCCGGACGCCTCGGACAACTGCCCGCTCGTGTTCAACCCCAGCCAGCTCGACAACGACATCGACGGCATCGGCGACTGCTGCGACCCGAATACTCCAATTCCTCCGGGTTGCTCACCCTAGCCGTCTCAGGCGCGACGCATTCGGGGGGTTCCCGGGGAAAGAAACCGGGAACCCCCTTTTCTTTGGGAGCTTGCCGTTCGATGACGCCGGCCGCCGAGGTTTGACAGTCCCGGAAGGCTTTCCTAGAATGGCGGCTCTCCACGCTCGTGTCGCGGCGCGTTCCCGCCGAAGATCTGCAGGGTGCGGGAGGAGGCCTTTTTGGCCCGAATCGAAGAACTGAAATCGCGCTGGGAGCGCGAGCCGGCCTCGCGGACTTTCGTGCCGCTGGCCGAGGAATACCGCCGTCTCGGGCGCCTCGGCGATGCCGAAAGGGCCTGCCGGGAAGGCCTCCAGCGGCATCCCAACTATCACTCCGCCCGGGTCCTTCTGGGGCGCACGCTCCTGGAGCTGGATCGCCCGGAAGAAGCGGCGGAAGAGTTCCGCAAAGTGCTCCAATCGGAGCCGCAGAATCTGCTGGCGGGCAAGCTGCTCGCCGGAATCTACCGCAGTCAGGGACGCTGGGGGGACGCCCTGGAGACCTTCCGGCGTTTGCAGCTCTTCTATCCCGAGAACGCCGAGGTGCGCACCCAGGTCTATCAGCTGGAGCGGGGTCCTGAGAACCCCGATCCGGGATCGACGAGCTCTCCCGGAACGAGTCCGGCGACCGGAGACGCGCTGGCGACGAACACCCTCGCCGAAATCTATCTCCGGCAGGGTCTCGTCGACCGCGCCGTGGCGGTTTATGAGAACATGCTCCGGGCGGACCCGGACAACCGGGCGGTGCGGCGGCGGATCACGGAGATCCTCGGAGGGGACCCGGGCCGTCCCCGGCCGTCCCCTGCGTCTCTGCCCCGGACCGAGCCGCCGCTGGCGCCGGCGCCGCTCGCGGATCCCCGCCGCCGGGTGATCGAGGGGCTCCGGCATTGGTTGATTGGCATTCAAAAGGGGTGATATGTTTAAGGAAGTTCTCCAGGGTCTCGTGAGCCGAGTCGACGAGGCCCGAGGAGCGGCGATCGTCGGAGTTGACGGCATTCCGCTGGAGGAGCACGCGCGCGGCAGCTTGGATCTCGAGAAGTTCGCCGCCGAATGCACGACGCTGATCAAGAGCGCCGCCGAGACCGGCAAGGCCTTGGATCAGGGTACGGCGAGAGAAGTGGTCCTCCGGTGCGACGCCGCGCAGACGATCCTCCGATCGCTCTCGGGCGATTACTTCCTTTGTCTGGTCCTGGGGCCCGCTGCGCCGCTGGGCCGGGCCCGGTACGAGCTTCAGAAAGCCTGCAGCCGCCTGGAAGGCGAGCTCGGCTGAGACGATTCGCTCGGCAGCGCCCGCGTTCGCCACGATCCCCGATCTCCCGGTCCGCGCACCGGCACGGTCCGGGGCGCCCCGGGGCCCGCCGGAGGAGCCGTCCTTGGACAAGGAAATCCTGGAACTGATCGAGTTTATCTCCCAGAGCAATTTCATCGAGTTCGAGCTGGAGCGGGAAGGGTTCAAGATCCGCCTGGTCAAATCGGGGGGCCGCGCGGCTGTCCCGCCGGGCGTTCCGGCGCCGATGGCCCTCCCGGCCGCCGACCATCCGGTCGCCGCTCCGGCGATCGAGGCGGCGCCCGCGGCCCAACCCGCGCCGCGCTTCCACGAAATCAAGTCCCCCCTGGTCGGGACGTTCTACCGCTCACCGAGCCCCGAGGCGCCGGCGTTCACCGATCGGGGCAAGCCGGTGAAGGCGGGACAGGTCCTGTGCATCGTCGAAGCGATGAAGCTCATGAACGAGATCGAGTCCGACATGGACGGCGTGATGGAGGAGATCCTCGTCTCCAACGGCCAGCCCGTCGAGTACGGCGAGGTGCTCTTCCGGATTCGTCCGACCTCGCCGGCGGACTGAGCCGTGTTCAAGAAGATCCTCATCGCGAATCGCGGGGAGATCGCCCTCCGGATCCTCTGGGCCTGCCGCGAGCTCGGAATCGCCACGGTGGCGGTCCACTCCGAGGCCGATTCGGAATCGCTCCACGTGAAATTCGCCGATGAGGACGTCTGCATCGGCCCGGCGCGCAACAGCGAGAGCTATCTGAACATCAGCAGCATCATCGCGGCGGCCGAGATTACCGACGCCGACGCGATCCACCCCGGATACGGGTTCCTGGCGGAGAACGCGCACTTCGCCGAGGTCTGCGAGGCCTGCAAGATCAAGTTCATCGGCCCGTCTCCCGCGGTGATCCGGCAGATGGGCGACAAGGCGAAGGCGCGCGAGCTCATGGAGAAGGCGGGTGTTCCCTGCGTCCCGGGGAGCAAGGGGCTCCTCCGGAGCGAGCAGGAAGCGGTCACCCTGGCCCGCAAGATCGGCTACCCGATCATCGTGAAAGCCTCGGCCGGAGGGGGAGGCCGCGGCATGCGGATCGCCCGGAGCGAGGACGAGATCCGGACGGCCGTCCAAACCGCCATGAATGAGGCTAAGAAGGCGTTCGACGTCGCGGACGTCTACCTGGAGAAATACATCGAAGATCCGCGGCACGTGGAATTCCAGATCCTGGGCGACGAGCACGGCAACGTGGTCCACCTGGGGGAGCGGGAATGCTCGATCCAGCGCCGGCACCAGAAGCTGGTCGAGGAATCGCCCTCGACGGCGCTGAACCCGAAGCTCCGCCGGAAGATGGCCGACGCGGCCCTCGCCGGCGCGCGCGCCGTCAATTACCAGAACGCCGGGACGATCGAATTCCTGCTCGGGCCCGACGGCAGGTTCTTCTTCATCGAGATGAACACCAGGATTCAGGTGGAGCATCCGGTGACGGAAATGGTGACCGGCATCGATCTCATCAAGGAGCAGATCCGGATCGCCGCGGGCGCGCCTTTGGGTTACGGACAGGACGACATCCAGTTCACCGGGCACTCCATCGAATGCCGCGTGAACGCCGAGGACTCCGAGAGCTTCGTGCCTTCGCCCGGCCGGATCACGACGTTCCAGATGTCCGGGGGGCCGGGCGTGCGTGTCGACACCGCGGCGCACGCGGACTGCGTCATCTCCCCCTATTACGATTCGCTGGTGGCGAAGGTCATCACCCGGGGGAACAGCCGGCAGGAAGCGGTGTCGCGCATGCGGCGGCTGTTGGACCTGATGGTCATCGAAGGGATCAAGACCACCATCCCGCTGTTGCGCCGGATTATGGTCGATGCGCAGTTCATCGAAGGCAAGATCTCGACCCATTACCTGGAAAGGCTCCTCGCCCAGGGCAAGTCGGCCGCCGCCAACTCCTGAAGGAATCTCCCATGGCCCGCACCGCGGCCGGACAGGTGTATCTCGTCGGATTCATGGGGGCGGGAAAGACCACAGCCGGACGCCATTTGTCATCTCTTCTGGGCTGGGAATTCGCCGATCTGGACGAGATGATCTGCCTGGGCGAGGGAAGGAGCATCCCCGAGATATTCCGCGAGAAAGGCGAGCCTCATTTCCGGCTTAGGGAGCGCGAGGCGCTGATCGCCGTCACGGCGATCCCGCGCCTGGTCGTGGCGACCGGAGGAGGAACCTACGTCGCGGAAGAGAACCGGAACCTGGTGGAAGCCGCCGGATGGAGCGTCTGGCTCCAGGTCTCTCTCGCCGAGGCCCTGCGGCGCGCGGCGGGCGGCGAAGCGCGGCCCCTGATGGCCTCCCGCGCGGAGGTGGAGGGACTCTTCCGCTTTCGCCAGGAGTTCTACCGGTGCGCCCGCCTCCGCATCGACACCGAGCGCCTGCCGCCCGGGAAGGTGGCTCCGGCGATCCTTGAAAGCCTTCTCGAAAGCGGCTTCCAGCCCGCGTAGGTCCGCGCCGATGCGAACCGTGATTTTCAGCGATCTTCATTCCAACCTGGAAGCGACCCGGGCGGTTCTGGCGTCGGCGCGCTCGCACTCGTTCGACGCGGCCGTGGTGCTCGGCGATCTGGTCGGATACGGCGCCAGCCCCGCGGAAGTGATCGAGGCCGTCCGGGAGTTGAATCCGGTCGCGCTCGTCCGCGGAAACCACGACAAGGTCGTGGCGGGAATCGACGACGGGGAGGGTTTCAACCCGGTGGCCCTTGAATCGGCGCGGATCAACCGGGGCCTGCTGCGGCCCGGGCAGCGGGAGTTCCTCACGGCGATGCCTCGGGGCCCCTTCCCGGTCGGAGGCGGGTTCTGGATCGCGCACGGCAGCCCCGCCGATGAGGACGAGTACCTCGTGGAGGAGAGGCAGGCGGCCTGGATTTTCGAGCAGAGCGATTTCCGGATCTGTTTCTTCGGGCACACGCATGTCGCCGGCGCCTTCGTCCTCAAGGAGGGGCGCGTCGAGCGTTTTCTTCCGCGGGGGGCGCAGACCACCTTGCTCTTGAAGCCGGAGGCGCGCTACTTGATCAATCCCGGATCGGTGGGACAGCCGCGCGACGAAGACCCGCGGGCGTCCTACGCGATCTACGACGAGGCGGCGGGAGAGACCGTCTTTCACCGGGTGGATTACCCGATCCCGAGCGCCCAGGAGCGCATGCGGCGGCTGGGGCTCCCTTCGGTGCTGGCCGAGAGGCTGGCGTGGGGAGTCTGAATCAGCCGACCCACCAGCCGCACGCGAACATCGCCATCAGAAGCCCGGAGAGCGGCAGGCAGAGGCCGAGGTAGGCGAGCAGGAAGCCGGGTCGACGCCGGGAGGCCTCTCCCGCCAGGACGTGGAAGGGGAACGCCGCCAGCGACAAGCGGCTGAAGGACCAGAGCGTCGAGCCGAGAGGGACCAGTACCGAAAGCAGCGCGTGAGTCGCCCAGGAACGCGGGAAGCGCCACAAGAGGACCGGCAGCGCCGAAAGAAACAGAAGCGCCGCGACGAGCTCGAGGAGCGAGTTGTGAGCGCCGTGCAGCTGGGGCGGCTGCTCGAAGAACCGCTGGAAGGCGCGCCAGGGGCCTGACCACGCTCCGCGCCAGCGCTCCTGTCGATGGGCCCAGGCAAGGGGATCGCCGAACTTGCGGGCGCAATAGAAACTGAACGACCCCAGACCGGCCGGAAATCCCCAAAGCGAGCCCCACCCCTTCCACCCTCCATGATTCTCGAGGACTTCCCACGCCAGGGGAACCGCCACGAGGAACCCCGCGGGACGGCACAGCGCGCACAGGAATCCCAGGACCAGAACGGCCTCCCAGCGGCGGCGCCGCGCCGCGAGGAAGCATCCCAGCAGGAGAGCGAGAAACAGGGACTCGCTGTAGACGGCGGAGAGGAAGAGCGACGTCGGAAAAGCGAGGAGTCCCCAGAGAGATGCGTTCGCCGCCTCTTCGCCGAAGCGGTCCGCCGCGAGGCGATGGAGAAGGGTCAGCGCGCCCAGCAGCGAGAGGTTCGAGATGAGCACTCCCGCGAGCACCGGGTCCAGGCCGAGGGCCGACAAGGAGCGGATCAGAAGAGGGTAGAGGGGAAAGAAGCCGGCGGTGTCCGCCGCCACGTAACGCCCGGCATAGCGCGACAGCGGCTCGGCCCCGACGTATCCCTGGTCGGCGACGTAGAGGTACCATTCCGCATCCCAGCGCGCCCAGATTTCCAGGGGAAGCGCCCGGGGATCATGGGCCACCAGGTTGCCCGGCATCCTCTCCCGGACCGATCCCATCAGCCCCAGAGCCAGGACTCCCACGACCAGCAGCGCGGCCCGGGTGACCGCGAAAGGGAAGAAGATCCGGCGCAGCCATTCCGAAAGGCTCACTTCCCCCCCGAGACCGTCGGCGCCAGCAGGGCGGGAGAGCCCCGGCGCCGGCCGAGCGCGAGACGGGCCCGGTCGAGGGTCAGCGACAGCGGGATCGCCGACAGCGCCACGGGAACCATGAGAAAGCGGTTTCCATAGTGACTGGTGGCCCACCAGCGGTAGGTGCTGAAAAGGAGGAAGGTGAATTCGCAGAGGCAGAGCACCAGCAGCCCTTCCCAGGGACGGCGGCGCAGGAGGATGAAGAAGCCCGGGACCGCCAGGAGCAGGGCCGGCGAGGTGGGAAGCAGCCCCGTCCGGGCGGAGAAAAGCTGTCCCCGGACGCCCTCGGAGATCGGCAGATCGAAGAACCCCCGGTGGGAGACGGTGACGGCCTCTCCATGGGCCAGCACCAGGGTCCGATCGTAACCGGTGGTCGTCGGCGATCCGAACATCAAGGAGTTGATCAAGGCCAGCAGGAGCAGGGGGGGGAGGGCCCCCACCGCCAGCCGGAGCGCCGGTCTGCGATCGTGCCGGCAGCAGGCGAACGCCGCCACGATCAGCAGTGCGAAGAGATTCGTGATCTTGGCGAGAACCGCCATCCCGAGGAAAAGCCCCCCGCCCAGGGGGCGTTCCCGCAGAACGAGTAAAAGGCCGCCGAGGAAGAGCAAGGCGGCGAACAGGTCGGGCGAATAGTTGTAGACGTAGGCCCGAACGAAGGTTCCCGCGAGCAAGGTCGTGGTCGAAAGGGTGGCGAGGCAAGGTGTCACGTGCCGGCGGCAGAGCGCCCAGATCACTCCGGCCAGGCATCCCACGACGAGCAGGTTGAACAGAAGAAAGCCGGCGATCCCCAGGCCGGCGTAGAAGGGGACCGACAGCGCCGACATGAGAATCGGATGCTTCGGATACCACTCGCCGTGCAGGCCGAGGGCGACCTGCTTCTGGTGGACCTCGAGGCCTCCCTTGAGCTGGTTCTTGAGATCGAGATCCCCGTCGACGAGGAGGGAGACGGCAGCGGAGGCGTAGTAGGGGCAATCGCCGATGAGGAAGGAGCCCGAGCGAATCTCCCTTCCCCAAAGGGAAAGGAAGATCCCCGCCGCCACCATGAGATAGAGCAAAGGCAGCCCCCACCCCCCCCCGCAGCGCCCGAAAAGGCTTCCGGAGACGGTTTTTTTCGGCTCCAAAGCTCCCTCCTGTGGGTTTAAGGCCGACGGCACAAGAATATAGAATTAGTGATAAATATTGTCAATTAATAGATAAATCATATGCAATTATCTTGTATTGACTTGACAAAAATTGTTCCTGAACACTATATTAAGCGAGGCTCATAAGTTGCGTAACTTACACCCATGGAATGGGTTAGAAATCTTGACCACGACGTCACCCGGCACCGCACTCCCGTCTTCAGAATATTCCCGAGGGCTAACCCGATGGCGGTAAAGCTCGGCGAGATGCTGATCAAAGCGAATCTGCTGACTCCCAAAAAGCTCCAGGAAGCGCTGGAGTACCAGAAGACGAACGGCGGCAAGCTGGGTTTCAACCTGGTCAAGCTCGGTCTGGTCAGGGAAGAAGACATCACGCGCGTGCTGTCCCAGCAGCACGGCGTTCCCGCCATCAACCTCCGCACCATGGAGCTGGACGAAGTCGTCGTCAAGCTCATCCCGTCCGAAGTGGCCCAGAAGTACCTGATCCTGCCGATCTCGCGCAACGGCGCCACCCTTACCGTGGCCATGGTGGATCCGACGAACGTCTTCGCCATGGACGACATCAAGTTCATGACCGGCTACAACGTCGAGCCGGTCGTGGCCTCGGAAGTGGCCATCAAGGAGGCGATCGATCGGTACTACGGCTCGATCCATGCACTGGAGCTCAAGAAGGTCATGGACGAGATGGCGGAGACGGACGACCCCGCCGCGCTCGAGGTCCTCGAGGACAGCGACGACGTCGATCTGGCGAAGCTGGAGGCCTCGACGGAGGAAGCGCCCGTCGTGCGCTTGGTGAACCTCATTCTCACCGACTCGATCAAGCGGGGGGCCTCGGACATCCACGTGGAGCCCTATGAAAAGGACTTCCGGGTCCGGTTCCGGATCGACGGCGTGCTCTACGAGATCATGAATCCTCCCATGAAGCTGAAGGACGCGATCACCTCCCGGCTGAAGATCATGGCCAAGCTGGACATCTCCGAGAAGCGCCTTCCGCAGGACGGCCGGATCAAGATCAAGATGAAGCTCCAGGGGAAGAACAAGGAGATGGACTATCGCGTCTCCGTCCTGCCCACCCTGTTCGGCGAGAAGATCGTGCTGCGGCTGCTGGACAAGGAAAACCTGATGCTGGACATGACCCGCCTGGGGTTCGAGGAGGAGTCGCTCGGCAAGTTCGAGAAGGCGATCTTCAAGCCCTACGGGATGGTCCTGGTCACCGGGCCGACGGGCTCGGGAAAGACGAACACCCTGTATTCCTCGATCAGCCGGGTGAACACGCCCGAGACGAACATCATGACGGCGGAGGATCCCGTGGAGTTCAACCTTCACGGGATCAACCAGGTGCAGATGAAGGAGCAGATCGGCCTGAATTTCGCCGCCGCGCTGCGGTCCTTTCTGCGCCAGGATCCGAACATCATCCTGGTCGGAGAGATCCGCGACTTCGAGACGGCCGAGATCGCCGTCAAAGCCGCGCTCACCGGGCACCTCGTCCTCTCCACGCTCCACACCAACGACGCCCCCTCCACGATCAACCGGCTGATGAACATGGGAATCGAGCCCTACCTGGTGGCCACCTCCGTGCACCTCATCTGCGCGCAGCGCCTGGTGCGCCGGTTGTGCAAGGAGTGCAAGGAGGAGATTCACATGCCGCAGCAGGCGCTGGCCGACATCGGGTACACGCCCGAGGAAGCGGCTAAGGTGAAGCTCTACAAAGGGCGCGGCTGCCCCGTGTGCAACAACACCGGCTACAAGGGCCGGGTCGGCTTGTACGAGGTCATGGAGATCTCCGATGAGATCCGCGAGATGATCCTCTGCGGAGCTTCCTCATTGGAGCTGAAGAACAAGGCGCTCGAGCAGGGAATGATCTCGTTGCGCAAGAGCGGCCTGCGAAAAATCCGGGATGGGCTGACCACCGTCGAGGAGGTCGTCCGGGAAACGGTGCTCTAGCGCCGTCGGAACGGGGGTCCGCCCCCAGGAGGAGAACGAACCATGTCCGTGACGCTCCATCAGCTTCTGAAGACCCTGGTCGAACAGGGCGGAACCGACCTGCATCTGACCACGAATTCTCCGCCTCAGATTCGGGTGGATGGAAAGCTGGTGCCCCTGCAGCTGCCCCCGCTCACGGCGCCCGAGACGAAGCAGCTCACCTACTCGGTGCTGACCGATCAACAGAAGCACCGCTTCGAGGAGAACATGGAGCTCGACTTCTCCTTCGGCGTGCGGGGCCTGGCGCGGTTCCGCGCCAACTTCTTCAACCAGCGGGGCGCCGTCGCCGCCGCCTTCCGTGCCATTCCCTGGGAGATCAAGGGATTTGACGAGCTTGGGCTTCCGGACGTCCTCAAGAAGCTGTGCGAGAAGCCCCGCGGCCTGGTCCTCGTCACCGGCCCGACGGGTTCCGGAAAATCCACGACGCTGGCGGCGATGATCGACAAGGTCAACAACGAGCGCTCCGAGCATATCGTCACGATCGAGGATCCCGTGGAGTACCTCCACTCCCACAAGCGTTGCATCGTGAACCAGCGGGAGCTGTTCGCCGACACCCACTCCTTCCCGAACGCGCTCCGCTCGGTGCTGCGCCAGGACCCGGACGTCGTCCTGATCGGTGAGATGCGTGACCTGGAGACGATCGAATCCGCTCTTCGCATCGCCGAAACCGGCCACCTCACGTTCGCCACCCTGCACACGAACTCCGCGGTGCAGACGATCAACCGAATCATCGACGTCTTCCCGGCGCACCAGCAGGCGCAGATCCGCGCGCAGCTCTCCTTCGTGCTGGAGGGAATCCTCTGCCAGTCCCTGCTCCCCAAGGCGAACGGCAAGGGGCGCGCCTTGACGATGGAGATCCTGGTTCCGAACTCCGCGATCCGGAACCTGATCCGCGAGGACAAGGTCCACCAGATCTACTCCATGATGCAGACCGGGCAGCTTCTCTACGGCATGCAGACCTTCAACCAGTCGCTGGCGACCCTCTATTTCAAGAAGCAAATCTCCCTGTCGACGGCTCTGTCTCGATCCTCCAACCCCGACGAGCTCCAAGAGATGATCAACCGGGGAGCCGGTCTGATCTACAACTCGCCGCCGGCCGGTACAGGCAGGCTGGCACGCAAATAGGCGAAAGCAAGGAGAGAAGCGATGCCAAGTTATTCGTGGAAGGGCAAGGGCAAAGGGGGAAAGGTCCAGCAGGGCGTCATCGCCGCCGACAGCAAAGAGTCGGTCGTCGCCTTGCTGCGCAAGCAGCAGATTCTGGTGACGGCGGTTACGGAGAAGGGCAAGGAGATCGCGCTCCCGAAGATGGGCGGCGGCGTGAAGCAGAAAGAGATCGCCATCTTCACGCGCCAGTTCTCGGTCATGATCGACGCGGGACTCCCGCTGGTGCAGTGTCTCGAGATCCTGGGCAGCCAGCAGAAGAACCGGGTCTTCCAGAAGGTCCTGTTCGAGGTCCGTCAGGACGTCGAGTCCGGAGCGACCCTGGCGGATTCCCTCCGCAAGCACCCCAAGGTCTTCAACGATCTCTTTTGCAACATGATCGCCGCGGGAGAAGCCGGCGGCATCCTGGACACGATCCTGCAGCGGATGTCCACGTACATCGAAAAGCGGGTCAAGCTGCAGGCGGCGGTCCGCTCCGCGATGATCTATCCGGCCGCCGTCGTCACCATCGCGGTCGGCGTCGTGATCGTCATCTTGTGGAAGGTCATCCCCACCTTCGCGG from Candidatus Polarisedimenticolia bacterium encodes:
- a CDS encoding metallophosphoesterase family protein, which encodes MRTVIFSDLHSNLEATRAVLASARSHSFDAAVVLGDLVGYGASPAEVIEAVRELNPVALVRGNHDKVVAGIDDGEGFNPVALESARINRGLLRPGQREFLTAMPRGPFPVGGGFWIAHGSPADEDEYLVEERQAAWIFEQSDFRICFFGHTHVAGAFVLKEGRVERFLPRGAQTTLLLKPEARYLINPGSVGQPRDEDPRASYAIYDEAAGETVFHRVDYPIPSAQERMRRLGLPSVLAERLAWGV
- the pilB gene encoding type IV-A pilus assembly ATPase PilB, with the protein product MAVKLGEMLIKANLLTPKKLQEALEYQKTNGGKLGFNLVKLGLVREEDITRVLSQQHGVPAINLRTMELDEVVVKLIPSEVAQKYLILPISRNGATLTVAMVDPTNVFAMDDIKFMTGYNVEPVVASEVAIKEAIDRYYGSIHALELKKVMDEMAETDDPAALEVLEDSDDVDLAKLEASTEEAPVVRLVNLILTDSIKRGASDIHVEPYEKDFRVRFRIDGVLYEIMNPPMKLKDAITSRLKIMAKLDISEKRLPQDGRIKIKMKLQGKNKEMDYRVSVLPTLFGEKIVLRLLDKENLMLDMTRLGFEEESLGKFEKAIFKPYGMVLVTGPTGSGKTNTLYSSISRVNTPETNIMTAEDPVEFNLHGINQVQMKEQIGLNFAAALRSFLRQDPNIILVGEIRDFETAEIAVKAALTGHLVLSTLHTNDAPSTINRLMNMGIEPYLVATSVHLICAQRLVRRLCKECKEEIHMPQQALADIGYTPEEAAKVKLYKGRGCPVCNNTGYKGRVGLYEVMEISDEIREMILCGASSLELKNKALEQGMISLRKSGLRKIRDGLTTVEEVVRETVL
- a CDS encoding type IV pilus twitching motility protein PilT, whose amino-acid sequence is MSVTLHQLLKTLVEQGGTDLHLTTNSPPQIRVDGKLVPLQLPPLTAPETKQLTYSVLTDQQKHRFEENMELDFSFGVRGLARFRANFFNQRGAVAAAFRAIPWEIKGFDELGLPDVLKKLCEKPRGLVLVTGPTGSGKSTTLAAMIDKVNNERSEHIVTIEDPVEYLHSHKRCIVNQRELFADTHSFPNALRSVLRQDPDVVLIGEMRDLETIESALRIAETGHLTFATLHTNSAVQTINRIIDVFPAHQQAQIRAQLSFVLEGILCQSLLPKANGKGRALTMEILVPNSAIRNLIREDKVHQIYSMMQTGQLLYGMQTFNQSLATLYFKKQISLSTALSRSSNPDELQEMINRGAGLIYNSPPAGTGRLARK